A window of the Tiliqua scincoides isolate rTilSci1 chromosome 5, rTilSci1.hap2, whole genome shotgun sequence genome harbors these coding sequences:
- the LOC136651185 gene encoding olfactory receptor 6B1-like gives MELENQTRVKEFILLGFPTIMELQVLLFIVFLIGYILTLLENIMIIALIRTNSQLHKPMYSFLSHLSFLETWYISVTVPKLLVNFLAENKSISFEGCMAQLYFFISLLCTECVLLAVMAYDRYVAICNPLRYPIIMNSQLCLQLAMGSWLTGFLISMLKVFFISRLTFCGPNVINHFFCDISPLLNLSCTDRTVAEMVDFVFALIILLIPLFVTIISYMCIIGTILHIPTAQGKKKAFSTCASHLTVVFIFYSTVVFMYARPRRIHSFDLNKLVSVVYTIVTPMLNPCIYCLRNQEVKEALKKTFSGLNVDAIIVSRDH, from the coding sequence ATGGAACTGGAAAACCAGACCAGAGTCAAGGAGTTTATCCTCCTGGGATTCCCCACAATCATGGAACTTCAAGTACTGCTTTTCATTGTATTCCTTATTGGCTACATTCTGACACTCTTGGAGAACATCATGATCATTGCTTTAATCAGGACAAACAGTCAACTCCACAAGCCAATGTACTCCTTCCTCAGTCACCTTTCTTTCCTGGAGACCTGGTACATCTCTGTGACGGTTCCAAAACTTCTGGTGAACTTCCTAGCAGAGAACAAAAGCATCTCCTTTGAAGGCTGCATGGCTCAACTCTATTTCTTTATATCTCTACTCTGCACCGAATGTGTCCTACTGGCTGTCATGGCCTACGATCGCTATGTTGCTATTTGCAACCCATTGCGCTACCCAATCATTATGAACTCTCAGCTCTGCTTGCAACTAGCTATGGGGTCTTGGCTAACTGGTTTCCTGATCTCTATGCTCAAGGTCTTTTTCATTTCCCGGTTGACCTTCTGTGGACCCAACGTCATCAaccacttcttctgtgacatcTCGCCTTTGCTCAACCTTTCCTGCACTGACCGCACAGTGGCAGAGATGGTGGACTTTGTATTTGCCCTCATCATCCTCTTGATTCCATTGTTTGTCACAATTATCTCCTACATGTGTATAATAGGCACCATTTTACACATTCCCACTGCCCAAGGCAAaaagaaagccttctccacctgtgCCTCTCATCTCACTGTTGTTTTCATCTTCTACTCAACTGTCGTCTTCATGTATGCCCGCCCAAGGCGGATTCATTCTTTTGATCTCAATAAGCTGGTGTCAGTTGTGTACACCATAGTCACCCCCATGTTGAACCCCTGCATCTACTGTCTACGGAACCAAGAAGTAAAGGAAGCCTTGAAAAAGACTTTCTCTGGCTTGAATGTGGATGCCATAATTGTTTCTAGAGACCACTAG
- the LOC136652620 gene encoding olfactory receptor 10A2-like, which yields MRGNQSIVKNFLLLGFSNLPGLEGLFFSIFLMVYLLTLIGNMLIMIITLADQALHSPMYFFLRNLSFLEICYTSVIIPNMLDNLLAEDKTISFTACAFQMSIFLITGAAECFLLAAMAYDRYVAICQPLHYVLIMNKKVCFGLVVASWLAGIPMQLGQTVLVFTSCFCDSNKINHFFCDIPAVLNLICGDTSINEQVALMEVVLLALIPFALILTSYVCITSTILKIPSVEGRRKAFSTCSSHLLVVLVFYGSGMTVYLKPKSSHSLDTDKLLSLFYTILPPLLNPLIYSLRNREVHVALRKVLLVPSLHETVGHKNN from the coding sequence ATGAGAGGAAATCAGAGTATCGTGAAGAACTTCCTGCTGCTGGGATTCTCCAATCTGCCAGGTCTTGAGGGCTTGTTCTTCTCCATCTTCCTAATGGTCTATCTCTTGACCTTGATTGGAAACATGCTCATAATGATTATCACACTGGCTGACCAAGCACTCCATagccccatgtatttctttctcAGGAACTTATCCTTCCTGGAGATCTGCTACACCTCTGTGATCATTCCTAACATGCTTGACAACCTCCTGGCAGAAGACAAAACCATTTCATTCACTGCCTGTGCCTTTCAAATGAGCATCTTCCTCATCACAGGAGCAGCAGAGTGCTTCCTCTTAGCTGCCATGGCATATGACCGCTATGTTGCCATTTGTCAACCCCTGCATTATGTGCTCATCATGAACAAAAAAGTGTGCTTTGGGCTGGTAGTGGCTTCGTGGCTGGCTGGAATCCCAATGCAACTTGGACAGACTGTCCTGGTGTTTACCTCCTGTTTCTGTGACTCTAACAAAATCAATCacttcttctgtgacatcccaGCTGTTCTCAATCTGATCTGTGGAGACACCTCTATAAACGAGCAAGTTGCTCTGATGGAGGTGGTATTGCTTGCACTAATACCATTTGCTTTGATTCTTACCTCATATGTGTGCATTACCTCGACCATCCTGAAGATTCCATCTGTGGAAGGAAGGCGCAAGGCCTTCTCGACATGCTCCTCACATCTTCTGGTGGTGCTGGTGTTCTATGGCTCTGGGATGACTGTGTATTTGAAGCCTAAGTCAAGCCATTCCTTGGATACAGATAAACTCCTCTCACTCTTCTACACCATTCTACCACCGTTGTTAAATCCTCtcatttacagtttgaggaaCAGGGAAGTCCATGTTGCTCTAAGAAAAGTACTTCTTGTTCCTTCCTTACACGAAACTGTTGGccacaaaaataattaa
- the LOC136652621 gene encoding olfactory receptor 6Y1-like, with product MEKINQTNVSYFILLGFPTSVKLQRLLFALFLLAYLLTLMENLVIIFVIRFNSNLHKPMYFFLCNLSFLEIWYVTIIVPKMLADLLTQDKRISFQGCLTQLYFFVTFVCSEYILLAVMAYDRYLAICNPLRYPAIMSNAFCAQLSAGCWACGLITSAIKLSFIGRLKYCSIDKINHYFCDISPLLNVSCTDSSMAELADFILALMVIMVPLCIVVTSYIYIICTVLRIPSAQGRRKAFSTCSSHLMVVVLFYSTTLFTYARPKAMYAYNSNKLVSILYTVIVPLLNPLIYCLRNKEVKDALRKTLSG from the coding sequence ATGGAAAAAATCAACCAGACCAACGTCAGCTATTTCATCCTCCTTGGATTCCCCACATCTGTAAAGCTCCAGCGTCTTCTGTTTGCCCTGTTCCTTTTGGCATACCTGTTGACCCTCATGGAAAACTTGGTCATCATCTTCGTCATCCGATTCAACAGTAACCTCCACAagcccatgtacttcttcctgtgCAACCTCTCCTTCCTGGAAATATGGTACGTCACAATCATCGTTCCCAAGATGCTGGCGGATTTGCTCACGCAAGACAAACGTATCTCCTTCCAGGGCTGCCTGACGCAGCTGTACTTCTTTGTCACCTTTGTGTGCAGTGAATACATTCTCCTGGCCGTCATGGCTTACGACCGATACCTGGCCATTTGCAACCCGCTGCGGTACCCTGCCATCATGAGCAATGCCTTCTGCGCCCAGCTGTCGGCAGGATGCTGGGCATGTGGCTTGATCACCTCTGCGATCAAGCTCAGCTTCATTGGTCGACTGAAGTACTGTAGCATCGACAAGATCAACCATTACTTCTGTGACATTTCACCCCTCTTGAATGTCTCCTGCACTGATTCGTCCATGGCTGAGCTGGCAGATTTCATCCTAGCTCTCATGGTGATTATGGTCCCCCTCTGCATTGTGGTCACCTCGTACATCTATATAATCTGCACAGTACTGAGGATCCCTTCTGCTCAAGGCAGAaggaaagccttctccacttgcaGCTCTCATCTCATGGTGGTGGTACTCTTTTACTCAACCACACTTTTCACCTATGCACGGCCCAAAGCCATGTATGCCTACAACTCCAACAAACTGGTGTCAATACTTTACACTGTCATCGTTCCGCTACTGAACCCTCTGATATACTGTCTCAGAAATAAAGAAGTAAAAGATGCCTTAAGAAAGACACTTTCAGGTTAA
- the LOC136652050 gene encoding olfactory receptor 9S13-like, with protein MENHTVVPQFVLVGFQGQPQLQLALSFLFLLLYVITLVGNVGMISLITADSQLHTPMYFFLKNLSFLDICYSSVITPKAMQTFATGNKAISYNGCATQMFFFSLFGTTECFFLAVMAYDRFIAICTPLLYQVTMSKKTCANLVAASYFFGVINCCTQTGFTFSLSYCEPAEINQFFCDVPAVMKASCSDTFVNEIVLLVMCGLIIVITFTIVLISYGYIVTTILCIPSVEGRHKAFSTCTSHIMAVSLFFGTAFFMYGQPGAISSPNQGKVVSVFYTIVIPMLNPFIYSIRNKEVKDALRRQLKRMGIFH; from the coding sequence ATGGAAAATCACACTGTAGTTCCACAGTTCGTCTTGGTGGGTTTCCAAGGTcagccacagctgcagctggctcTGTCGTTtctctttctgctactgtatgtCATCACTTTGGTGGGCAATGTTGGCATGATCTCCCTCATCACTGCTGACTCTCAACTCCACACCCCTATGTACTTCTTCCTGAAGAATTTATCCTTCTTGGATATCTGCTATTCTTCGGTCATCACTCCCAAAGCAATGCAGACCTTTGCAACTGGGAATAAGGCCATTTCCTATAATGGGTGTGCCACACAAATGTTCTTCTTCTCTCTTTTTGGGACCACAGAATGCTTTTTCTTGGCTGTGATGGCATACGATCGGTTCATTGCCATCTGCACTCCATTGCTTTACCAGGTCACCATGTCCAAGAAGACCTGTGCTAATCTGGTGGCTGCCTCTTATTTTTTTGGAGTCATCAACTGCTGCACACAGACTGGCTTCACATTTAGCTTGTCCTATTGTGAGCCAGCAGAGAtcaaccagttcttctgtgatGTCCCAGCCGTCATGAAGGCCTCCTGCTCAGACACTTTTGTAAATGAAATTGTACTCCTTGTGATGTGTGGGTTAATCATAGTCATAACATTCACAATTGTCCTAATATCTTACGGCTACATTGTaaccacaatcctgtgcatacccTCTGTGGAGGGGAGACACAAAGCCTTTTCAACCTGCACATCCCATATCATGGCTGTAAGCTTGTTCTTTGGAACTGCTTTTTTTATGTATGGTCAACCTGGGGCCATCTCTTCTCCTAACCAGGGTAAAGTTGTTTCAGTATTCTACACCATTGTGATCCCAATGTTGAACCCATTTATCTACAGTATAAGAAACAAGGAGGTCAAAGATGCCTTGAGGAGACAACTGAAAAGGATGGGTATCTTTCATTAA
- the LOC136652623 gene encoding olfactory receptor 9S13-like produces the protein MENETVVIEFMLGGFMDQPELQVILLVLFLAIYVITLVGNIGMVLIITADSQLHTPMYFFLKNLSFLDICYSSVISPRAMISFATGNQVISYNGCATQMFFFSHFGTTEAFLLAVMAYDRFTAICNPLLYHTIMSKKQCFGLLSISYFFGFLNCCTQTGLTFNLTFCGPTVINHFFCDVPAVMQASCSDTFVNQMVLIVMCGFIIVITFTAVLISYSYIVTAVLRVPSAEGRHKVFSTCTSHIMAVSVFFGTAFFMYGQPGATSSRNQGKVLSVFYTIVIPMLNPLIYSLRNKEVKDALRRQLKRMGFFH, from the coding sequence ATGGAGAATGAAACTGTGGTCATTGAATTCATGTTGGGGGGATTTATGGACCAGCCAGAGCTGCAGGTAATTCTCTTAGTTCTGTTCTTGGCAATCTACGTCATCACCCTGGTGGGAAATATTGGTATGGTCCTCATCATCACTGCTGACTCTCAACTTCACACCCCTATGTACTTCTTCCTGAAGAACTTATCTTTCTTGGATATTTGCTACTCTTCAGTCATCTCCCCCAGAGCAATGATAAGCTTTGCAACTGGCAACCAGGTCATTTCCTACAATGGCTGTGCAACCCAGATGTTCTTCTTTTCTCATTTTGGGACCACAGAGGCTTTCCTTCTGGCTGTGATGGCCTATGATAGATTCACAGCAATCTGCAATCCCCTGCTCTACCACACCATTATGTCCAAAAAGCAGTGCTTTGGGCTCTTGTCCATCTCTTATTTCTTTGGTTTTCTCAATTGCTGCACCCAGACTGGCTTGACATTCAATTTGACATTTTGTGGCCCTACTGTAATCAACCACTTCTTTTGTGATGTCCCAGCTGTCATGCAGGCCTCCTGCTCAGACACCTTTGTAAATCAAATGGTACTCATAGTGATGTGTGGATTTATCATAGTCATAACATTCACAGCTGTCCTAATCTCCTACAGCTACATTGTGACCGCAGTCCTGCGCGTACCCTCTGCGGAGGGAAGACACAAAGTTTTCTCAACCTGCACATCCCATATCATGGCTGTAAGTGTGTTCTTTGGGACTGCTTTCTTTATGTATGGTCAACCTGGGGCCACCTCTTCTCGTAACCAGGGTAAAGTGTTATCAGTCTTCTATACCATTGTCATCCCAATGTTGAACCCATTAATCTACAGCCTAAGGAACAAGGAGGTCAAAGATGCCTTGAGGAGACAACTGAAAAGGATGGGTTTCTTTCATTAA
- the LOC136652624 gene encoding olfactory receptor 9S13-like, which translates to MENDTVVIEFTLGGFMDQPELQVILVVMFLVIYVITLVGNIGMIFVITADSQLHTPMYFFLKNLSFLDICYSSVITPKAMLSFATGNRVISYNDCATQMFFFSLFGTTEAFFLAVMAYDRFTAICNPLLYHTIMSKKRCFGLLSISYFFGCVNCSTQTGFTFSLSFCGPTVINHFFCDVPAVMKASCSNTFVNEIVLLVVCGSIIVVTAMVVLVSYGYIVATILCIPSVKGRHKAFSTCSSHLMAVSLFFGTVFFMYAQPGAMSSPNQGKVVSIFYTIVIPMLNPLIYSLRNKEVKEALNRQMRKKAFAHWAQIGGFN; encoded by the coding sequence ATGGAGAATGACACTGTGGTCATTGAATTCACATTGGGGGGATTTATGGACCAGCCAGAACTGCAGGTAATCCTTGTAGTAATGTTCTTGGTGATCTACGTCATCACCCTGGTAGGAAATATTGGTATGATCTTTGTCATCACTGCTGACTCTCAACTCCACACGCCTATGTACTTTTTCCTGAAGAATTTATCTTTCTTGGATATTTGCTACTCTTCAGTTATCACCCCCAAAGCAATGCTAAGCTTTGCAACTGGCAACCGGGTCATATCCTACAATGACTGTGCAACccaaatgttctttttttctctttttgggaCCACGGAGGCTTTCTTTCTGGCTGTGATGGCCTATGATAGATTCACAGCAATCTGCAATCCACTGCTCTACCATACCATTATGTCCAAAAAGCGGTGCTTTGGGCTCTTGTCTATCTCTTACTTCTTTGGCTGTGTCAACTGCTCCACACAGACTGGCTTCACGTTCAGTTTGTCATTTTGTGGTCCTACTGTAATCAACCACTTCTTTTGTGATGTCCCAGCTGTCATGAAGGCCTCCTGCTCAAACACGTTTGTGAATGAAATTGTGCTCCTCGTTGTATGTGGATCTATCATTGTGGTCACAGCCATGGTAGTATTAGTCTCATATGGTTATATTGTTGCCACCATCTTATGCATACCATCTGTCAAGGGGAGACATAAGGCCTTTTCAACCTGTTCCTCTCATCTCATGGCTGTCAGTTTGTTCTTTGGGACAGTTTTCTTTATGTATGCTCAACCTGGGGCCATGAGCTCGCCCAACCAAGGGAAAGTAGTATCGATTTTCTATACCATTGTCATTCCAATGTTGAACCCCTTAATCTACAGTCTAAGGAACAAGGAGGTGAAAGAGGCTCTTAACAGGCAAATGAGAAAGAAAGCCTTTGCCCATTGGGCCCAAATTGGGGGGTTTAATTAA